The following is a genomic window from Theobroma cacao cultivar B97-61/B2 chromosome 10, Criollo_cocoa_genome_V2, whole genome shotgun sequence.
aaaaaaaagaaaagagaaaatccTAACAGAGGATGAGACGAGCGTTACAAGAAAAAAACCGAGCCCACACATAAGCAGAAAAACAGCAAATAACTcccaaaataaattaataagcATTCAATGACAACTTCTCAATAACTTTTGTAACCGTACAGGTTTgttgctttttttctttgttttgtttttatttatatacacATGTAGAATTGTTGATTGTCTTTTCGTTAAGCCTTCATCCAATTTTCTGTATTGTATATCAActtcaaatgaaaaatatgtttctAGATCCCGAGAAGGTGGtataagagaaaagaatgCCATCAAATTAAAGTCAAATACATAAATTTGACATCAATTAAGTTTTGATAATCTGATTTCTGTCAATTTTGGGTTTGGTAGCAGATTGGGATAGAGAcaggaagagaaaagaaatggcaACTAGAACCGGCAAAGGGGATTGGCCTGACGATTTGTTGACTGAGATTCTCCTGCGGCTGCCCGTTAAGGCTATCATTCGTTTCAAATGCGTAGCAAAAACATGGTACTCTCTCTTTGAAAGCCCCAGTTTTGCTTCTCAGCATCTTAGTATTAGTAAGAAGAACAAGCGTTTTCTTATTTGCCATACCGATACTTCTGGAAACCTTGTTATGCGCTTGTTTGTGGATCAAACACTTGTTTCTTATCAAGATCTGTTTCCACAAATGCCCCAACATATCGGTGATGAATATCCCATTATTTGTATCTATGATGGATTACTTTGTTTATGTAATACCAAACCCAATTACATAACTCTATGGAATCCTTTCACGAGAGAATTCAGACTTCTCCCGCAATGTAATGAAAACATGCCGCCCCAGATCGAAACTTTTGGACATGTTATCGGATTTGGATGGGattctttttcaaatgattaCAAAGTGATTTACCAGCGGACCTATATTGATTTGGAGGAGGATATAGGTAAAACTCACCATGCAGTTTACAGGATGAGCACTGATTCTTGGAGGGTATTAGAAGGAAAAGATGT
Proteins encoded in this region:
- the LOC18586578 gene encoding putative F-box protein At3g16210, whose amino-acid sequence is MATRTGKGDWPDDLLTEILLRLPVKAIIRFKCVAKTWYSLFESPSFASQHLSISKKNKRFLICHTDTSGNLVMRLFVDQTLVSYQDLFPQMPQHIGDEYPIICIYDGLLCLCNTKPNYITLWNPFTREFRLLPQCNENMPPQIETFGHVIGFGWDSFSNDYKVIYQRTYIDLEEDIGKTHHAVYRMSTDSWRVLEGKDVEAFEELAICNSDSNTCVNGVYYWVAFKILHYHKVLAFHFGNEVFQLIDWPTVPEPQYSNGQLCRLPDDRISLWISHFDENGKSNDVWVLNDEGQYWTKLLSIGPLLGVERMFGFFNKKINGSIKVFVEAISEQLLLYDLDTQEFKDLNIRLRQVWDCLEVYTYEESLVALSRDRIL